Genomic window (Arachis hypogaea cultivar Tifrunner chromosome 13, arahy.Tifrunner.gnm2.J5K5, whole genome shotgun sequence):
TCACTCTCCACCACCTATTGTCGTCACTCTCCGTCTTCCTTTCACAGCTCCCACCgcctctccttcttcctcttcgtGGTGCCCACTACTGCCTATCTCCCACTTTTTCTCTTCTTGCACTATGTCTTCTCTCTCTGTTTCACCCTCTTCCTTAAATAGTTAGATCTGGATTTATCTTTTTCTCCATCGATCGCCACTGCTCATTCGCATCTGttcattcttcttctctctcgAAGGGCTCAGGTTTTGATGGCGTCTCTCTCCATTCTCTTTTTGGCAACACTGTTCATCTTTTGCAAAGAGAACGTCTCCTCCAATTTATTCACCCTCCTTTCATTGAattgttttttattaaaaaaattaaatctatgtATCTTATTTTGTTTGGGATGCATcaaatagaatttatttttgttaattttatacgTATTAAATTTAACTTAAATTAGAATACTGCTATTTTTGTGTTTGGTTGAAAATGGTGAGATCATTAATGAGTGATGATAACTTTTCAAAagaaaaaggacaaaaataatgatgATAGGAGAATAATTAGGATAAAATTGATATTCCGataaaattttaagttatatattctattgtatttaaattatcaaataaaatgaaaaattaaatattttcttgtgtttatatatttttatgtatttatatctATATCTTTATTATTTGAACATATCAACCAAACACAGTCTAAGAAACTCTACTACTCTCAATTTATTAGAGCAACTCCAACGGTTCAAAAATTATGAACCCCATTTACTGTGTGTCAGTAAAAAGAGAGGCTTTACCGTTGGAGCAAATATCAAATGAGGACCTTCACAAATTTCAAAGCAGGTGAAGCCCTGCTTAGAGGGACTCGGTCTCTCTccaaaaaaaatgatattttattaataaaattaaaagtttaaaactttatatatatatatatatatatatatatatatatatatatatattgaaccgTTACATATAGTATATTTCATATATATCATACATTTTAacgttatattaattaattattataattattaataaattaaatatgatttaattattatattaaataattaaatcatatttaatttattaataattataataattaattaattaaatgattaaatttttatttaattaataatttatattattacatTAAATTAGCTGTTGTAAAATTAGCTGTTGGAAACTAGCCGTTACTATGTTactgttattattaataaattaatattttgttactctatatataccacttagatacacttctattctcacactCTCTACtactcttcctcatcttcttccaagtttacAAAATCAAAGTTCTActacaattattttttttcgaaaaaatggatccaaaccaactcaactctttcttcaattacttacaaaactttcctcaaattccaaatacccaacaatctcaaacctcaaacactcaagttccaaatcaaaacatcacactaccaaatacatttcaaaatccaaatccacaaaatctttctaatttcaattttcaagctcCATATAATAATCAGTTTCCTATATTCCAACCGcaaaatcaaaatttacaaacacctcattttccattttcatccatatttaaccCTTCTATCGGAAATGTTACTCCAACTTCTTTGCCGTTTCCAACTCAATTCAGTGCATCAAGACATAACTCATCtggtgttggtggctcttctaacccatcttctcagactcctatacaatctagtccaaattcgcaatattccgattttgccaaccctcgtggattagatgctatcgacctcaatgatgatgatattgaagatCGGAGGCAAGATAGTATTCAACACTGGCATTGGGAAGAGGATGAGATGTTGATCAGTGCGTGGTTAAATGTTTCAACTGACCCTATAGTTGGTACCGATCAAAAGGGAGAAACATTTTGGAGTCGAATTCATAGCTACTGTGTAGAATTTTGCACCGACATGACAAGGGGGGTAGTTGCATGTAAGAAACGATGGTATAAGATCAACAAGGCTGTTGCACAATTTGCTGGTTGCTACGATCAAGCTAGTCGAAACATAAGGAGTGGTTCGAACGCTGATGATATAAAGGAGTTGGCTTATAAACTTTATTCCACAAATTATGGTCAAAAGTTCACTTTTGAGAGGCATTGGAACATGCTTCGGTTGGAGCAAAAATGGAGAAGCCAACTACCTACACAGAGTGGCGGCTCAAAGAGAACCAAGGTTAGTGCAACTGGAGCatactcatcctcatcaaacCCAGAAACACCGTTGGCTGACGAACCCGGTGTGGACTCTCCCGTTCGCCCacaaggatcaaagaagagcaagcgAAGAGGTAAGGGAAAAGCACAGATGTCTGAAGATTTTAGCGAAAGAAAATCATCGGTTGTCAAAAAattatctctcatggaagatattaagaatgttagagaaaaggaactaatggaaagggaaaaagaaagagaagaggagaaggaacatagagcaaagatgatggcaatcaaagagaaggagatacaaattcaagcggcaatgaaagaacaagaattacaaactcagaggtatattaaagaaatggagataaaagcaaaagaaagggaaatggatatgcaaatacttaatgcTGACACGTCTACAATGAGTGAGAAACGACGAGCTCTTCATGAGATTTCATGTGAGAAAATAATGGCCAAGTGGTTTACTTAATGGTTCCTTGTATTCGTAGTGTTATGtagtatgttcttatttatttattgcgtATTACTGCTATGTGATGTAGTTTGTTTTATTTACTTCTGATGtaagtttttaaattagtcaatattattgtgccgttattgttcatgaaagtgaccgttgcaaaactagccgttaagtAGCCGTTGCAAAAGTAGCCGTTAAGAAaaactagccgttgcaaaactagccgttgcaaaactagccgttacaAAACTAGTTTCTCcacttataaatatcaactatcaaTGACTCCACAACTCCACTTCAACTCTTCTTTCTCACCTCGACAGAgaactaaaaattacatttctccaTATGGCTAAaaattttgatgatatgtttaatgaggctttgtatggcaaAAGAAGACGGCAAGATAACACACTGATAGATAATTGGATCGATGAGTATTTACTCgaagattcagaagaagaagatatcgatAGAAGCCCTATCCCAATTACTCGTAGATGGATCAACAGAGATCGAGAAGCAGGACATGATCGCCTTTTTCAAGATTACTTTGCAGATGAACCGGTGTATAATGCTGACATTTTTCGACGGAGATTTCGAATGAGAAGAGATGTGTTTCTTCGGATAGTAGACGCTCTCTCAAACGTCTATCCGTATTTCCACCAGAGGGTTgatgcaactggaagaagaggcttgTCGCCACTTCAGAAATGTACCGCTGCGATACGGATGTTAGCATACGGCGTAGCAGCTGAtgctgttgatgattatgtgtgcATAGGCGAGAGCACTACAATTGAATGCTTGGAAAAATTTGTTGAAGATGTCATTTCTGTGTTCCAGGATGAATACTTGCGAAAACCCAATCCAAATGACGTACACCGCCTGCTACAAATGGCGGAGGGTCGTGGCTTCCCTGGCATGTTGGGTAGTATTGACTGCATGCATTGGCAATGGAAAAATTGTCCAAAGGCGTGGAAAGgtatgtacatgagtggttatcgtGGGGTTGCAACCATTGTACTTGAGGTTGTAGCATCTTCAGACCTTTGGATATGGCATGCGTTCTTTGGAGTTTCTGGTTCAAACAACGATATCAACGTGTTAGATCGTTCTCCAGTATTTGATGACATTCTAAATGATCGTGCTCCGGaggtaaattatactattaatggtaataattatacaATGGGATACTACTTAGCAGATGGTATTTATCCTGAATGGgccacatttgtcaaatcaatctcaaagccacaaggggagaaacgcaagttatttgcacaataccaagaagggcaaagaaaagatgtggaacgagcattcggagtgttgcaagcacactttgcaattatacgtggtccagctcgtttttgggaaaagaagaagcttgccaacataatgagagcttgtattatattgcataatatgattgttgaggatgaaagagacacttatgcaggaaattttgctcaaggcttagagtatgatgatgttgaaaatggattatcacaacctcagctgggagaagaagattttgcaccataccatcaatttctccaaagaaatgcccaacttcgaaataggcagcagcatagacaattgaaagaggacttgattgaacacatatggcaatttcacaatgcttgtcgtcaactgtagaatttaattatgttttttttgtattaagtaattttacaaatttgtgtaatcccgaattatatattgtgtattgttgttatgtataaatttatttaatattaatatcttttaatagtgaattatttttaaatttaaatatttaaattatattattaaaaaaattaattacattaatttcaagtattttaattaattaattaattaggtgggaccacaatagggactaaagttagttcctcctaatggagaagagagatgttatgagttcctatttactgtttaggacgcaaaagctgatgtggagttactttttatgacaggtgggccataaacaggaactgggatgagttccctactggagatgATCTTATGTCCTTCCATCTTTTAGCAGTagcaattaataatttaatatgggGTGGGACTGCGGATTCTAAGTTCCTACTAATAACCAAAACATAACAAATTCTCCTGTTTCTTCATACCATTTCTACTActtctccattttcttctttgCTTTGCGTCAAAAGAATAACATGTATCATTGCGAAATTgcgaataataattatattatattatattatattatatagaaaACCATGAAAAAGAAGAGACTAAAATAAAAGCTAACAGCCGAAAGAGATAACAAAAtgtatcatcattcatcaaataTTTGATCACTATATGAGATCTGTAAAAGGATAGCAAGCTTAACAAACTATTAGTTCGACGGTTCGACCCTAATTCAGTTCAGGAAATTAACGTGACTTTTTTATTCTCATATTGTTCTGGACTAAATCTAAGTTCGCaaaaacatgataaataatgagatAGTGACGTCTCAAATAAGAGGAACAGATTAAGATTATTTTCAGCAAGaaactcttttaatttttatttaatttatctgtcataaaaaaataattttacatcagtttttgtctcataaataataaataaaaatttaaagtatttttttattttttaataaaaaaactaaatttagtctatattaatactaaaaaaaaatgtTGATTACTGTCAAATATACTggcaaaataacaaatataatttgcTGGTAACTAATTACCATCGAATACTGCAGCGAattctttgactaaaaactattCGACTATCGGGTAATCATGGTGTCATACTATATTGTTTTGTGCAGACTTATCATCGGAAAAATTTACTGGTAAATTCGACagtaaattcaattttttatttttttagcacaattagtagtcaaattctaaataatggacaataaataagaattttattaaaaatcaagTGTACGCAGAGAATAAAAAGTCAATAAATAAGATACAATCAAATAGAAAAGAACAAAACCTTAATTACTACGAATCCTAATAGTCGTCGTCGTCATCCCCTTGATCCTGTTGAGGTGGCGATCTAAGAGGTGATGTCGGTGCCCCTCCAACAGTGTCAACGCCACCAACGCACATATGCTCGTGGTACACTATCATCTGTTGTTACATCCGTTGAATTCGCTTTAGCTTCTGCCTAAGCTCCAATCTGAAGGCATTTGTGTCTGACACGCGTGTGAGGATCTCGTTATACCTCTCCTTATATTGCTACAACTTTTGAGTTTATTGGTGAAAGTTCTGGGTGAGATTTTGTACTTGCTCCTTCAAATCGATGTTGTCCTCGGGATTGACAGGGTTGGTGGCAAAGGCGGATGAGGTGCTTGTTTGGGTGCtattaaatcgataaaaaaaagaacttttttcaatgaaaaaagatcttttttatcttttagtgTGTGTagcaaatttctaatagtaaaagtaaaagcactaaaaaagattttaaaaaaaaatcttttttgagaagctacaatttacattattttttaaaagatcttttttttttaaaaaaatatgtttttcacaagattatgagaaccggaccggtcaataaactGGTAAGACAACTGGTTCAATAGTCTGACCAAAGTTTAACCGaaattcaaccggtttaattaaatattaaataaaattattaaaaattttatatataattttaaatatataaatttaataatttttaatcccataaaatttaaaattttataatttcacatAATAACTATAACTAACTTTATTGAATTTGAACGAAACAAATTTTGTTATTTCATTCACTGTTAACTATTAACTATTAAGATATGAAAGCATTGGTATTATCAGTGTATAATAAACCAACATTAGTATATAAAAGCATAGAATCCATTTGAGATTGTTGGACATcattaaaattaacacaaaataaaaaaataaaaaaatcagcaACAATATTATTATGAGTTTATGACAGAATATAACAAATCaagaataattagaaattaacaaaatttcAGTAATTCAGAATTATTAACCTAACCCAACAACTCAatcagtattattattattatcaacaaATTAATAGTACAAAATAAGCATAAAGTCAAAAACAAATTCAAGAAGCATGCTTAATGCTTACTAGAGGAAGGGTCAAAGAGACAGATCAGAAAACTAGGAACAATATTGTTATGGCAGAATATAGCAACTCAAAATAATCAGAAATTAACGAAATCTCAGTAacttagaataataaaatattaacaaaatctCAGAAACTTAGAATTAGTGAACTAACCCAGTAACTCAATCAATATTATTAACAACATATCAACagtacaaaacaaacaaaatcaaaTTCACGAAGTAGTATTTAATATTGATCAGAGGAAGGGACAGAGAGACAGAATGCAAGCTTGACAGTGACAAAGAGCGAGCTCGACGGCGAAGGCAAGGGGAAGAGAGAACTCGACGGCGACGCCAAGGAGAAGAGAGAACTCGATGGAGGAGAAAAGAGAGCTTGACAGCGACGGCAAGGAGAAGAGAGAGCTCGACAACGACGACGACAGAATCTTCAACCCTGCTTCCGACGACCAGACAACGCCGACGACGCTGACGAATAGAGAGAGACATATAgaacgcggatcttggctaagcgagtaatgaagatagtgggtgattgtcacgggtcacccctttattCTGACTTTACTGAATTAAgaatgagagtatatcttggagaagagacATGTgtaaattgaaagagaaacaatagcactttcattaattcatgaagaacagcagagctccgcaccttaatctatgaggtgtagaaactccaccgtagaaaatacataagagaaaaatgtattggcatggccgtgtggtcagcctccaaatgtgaaaaatggcataagatgatatgaatacaatagtaaaaagtgctatttatactaaactagttactaaagattacagaaaataagtaactaagtgcagatagtgcagaaatccacttccaaggcccacttggtgtgtgcttgggctgagcattgagatttacacgtgcataggccttttctagagttaaacgccagcttggatgccagtttgggcgtttaactccagttctggtgccagttccggcgttttacgccaaaaaatGGTCTttggttggcgttgaacgccagtttgggccatcaaatttcgggcaaagtatgaactattatacatttttggaaagcccaagatgttagctttccagacCAATTAAGAAAGCACTagttggacttctgtagctccagaaaaatgcatttgagtgcagggaggtcagaatccagcagcatctgcagtcctttatcagcctctgaatcagttttttgctcaggtccctcaatttcaggcagaaaatacctgaaattacagaaaaacacacaaactcatagtaaagtccagaaatttaatttttgcataaaaactaataaaaatataataaaaagtaattaaaacatactaaaaactacctaaaaataatgccaaaaaagcgtataaattatccactcatcacaacaccaaacttaaattgttgcttgtccccaagcaaccaaaaacaaaataagataaaaagaagagaaaatacaataaatttcaaaaatatcaatgaagattagttttaattagatgagcgggactagtagctttttgcctctgaatagttttggcatctctctaTCCATTGGAATTCAGAATTGTTGGCCTCTTTAGGAACTCAAAAatacagataatgttattgattttcctaggtaagttctttttgattcttgaacacagctactttatgagtcttggccatgacccttagcattttgttttccagtattaccaccggatacataaatgccacagacacataactgggtgaaccttttcagattgtgactcagctttgctagagtcttcagttagaggtgcccagagttcttaagcacactcttttgctttggatcacgacttttaccactcagtcccaagcttttcacttggaccttcatgacacaagcacatggttagggacagcttgatttagccgcttaggccaggattttatttctttgggctctcctatccattgatactcaaagccttggatccattttacccatgccttttagtttaaagggttattggctttttgctcttgccttttggtttaaagagctattggctttttctgcttgctttttctttttctttcttctttttttttcgcaagcttttatttttcacagctttttcttgcttcaagaatcaattttatgatttttcagattaccgaTAACATgtatcttttttcattattctttcaagagccaacttttcttaattccaacttcaaacatgcactgtttatgcatacattcaaaaaatagaaagtattgccaccgtatcaaaataattaaactaatttcaagataaaattcgaaattcatatactttttgttcttttgcaaataaaagcatttttttcatttaagaaaggtgagcgattcatggaatcattcatagctttaagacatagacactagacactaatgatcatgtaataaagacacaaacatagacaaaacataaagcatagaaacgaaaaatagaaaaataagaacaagaaaattaaagaacgggtccaccttagtgacggcggctagttcttcctcttgaagatcctatggagtgcttgagctcctcaatatctcttccttgcctttgttgaggaaagtgtatcccttgaggcatctcagggatttcttgacgaggaatttcctcatgctcttgttgaggtccatgagcgggctctcttgtttgctccatcctctttttaatgatgggcttgtcctcttcaatgaggatgtcttcctttaTGACAATTTCGGTGGAATTACATAgctgacagatgagatgaggaaaggctaaccttgccaaagtggagggcttgtcagccaccttgtatagttctagaggtatgatctcatgaacttccacttcttctccaatcatgatactatggatcatgatagcccgatccacagttacttcggaccggttgctagtaggaatgatagagcgttggatgaactccaaccatcctctagccacgggtttgaggtcaggccttctcaattgaactggcttgccttttgagtctctcttccattgtgctccttccacacaaatgtctgtgaggacttggtccaatctttgatcaaagttgacccttctagtgaaaggatgaggatctccttgcatcattggcaagttgaatgccaacctcatgatttctggactgaaatctaagtatttccctcaaACCAttatgagccaattctttgggtttgggttcatactttgattatggttcttagtgatccatgcattagcatagaact
Coding sequences:
- the LOC140177671 gene encoding uncharacterized protein; this translates as MAKNFDDMFNEALYGKRRRQDNTLIDNWIDEYLLEDSEEEDIDRSPIPITRRWINRDREAGHDRLFQDYFADEPVYNADIFRRRFRMRRDVFLRIVDALSNVYPYFHQRVDATGRRGLSPLQKCTAAIRMLAYGVAADAVDDYVCIGESTTIECLEKFVEDVISVFQDEYLRKPNPNDVHRLLQMAEGRGFPGMLGSIDCMHWQWKNCPKAWKGMYMSGYRGVATIVLEVVASSDLWIWHAFFGVSGSNNDINVLDRSPVFDDILNDRAPEVNYTINGNNYTMGYYLADGIYPEWATFVKSISKPQGEKRKLFAQYQEGQRKDVERAFGVLQAHFAIIRGPARFWEKKKLANIMRACIILHNMIVEDERDTYAGNFAQGLELIIGKIYW
- the LOC140177670 gene encoding glutathione S-transferase T3-like, with protein sequence MTRGVVACKKRWYKINKAVAQFAGCYDQASRNIRSGSNADDIKELAYKLYSTNYGQKFTFERHWNMLRLEQKWRSQLPTQSGGSKRTKVSATGAYSSSSNPETPLADEPGVDSPVRPQGSKKSKRRVCFIYF